In the Oscillospiraceae bacterium genome, TCTTCGGTGCAGACCGGCAGGGCGCCGATGTTGTGCCGGTCCAGCAGTCGGGCCGCCGCCGAGGCAGATTCGTCCGGCAGGACGCTGATCACATGGGGGCTCATGAGTTCCGATACCAGCATGGTATTCCTCCCTGTGCCTTCAATGTTTTGTGGTTTGATGCCTCTAACAACCGATTTGGGTGTAAAAAGTACGCCCGGCGCAACGCCGACGCGTTTCGCGTGTACATTATAAATCCAGTATGCGCCGCAGGCGCGTTTTTTTATGCACAGACGCTTTGTCTTCTGTCATATTGAAATCCGTAATATCACCTGTGAGCGGAGCTTGGACATAATCACGAGACGCGGCCGCCGATTCATATTCCCCCACACTCACTTCGTTTATACGCCAGCCGTTGCCGTTATCCGTTACAAGTTTGAGCGTAATGGGCTGTATAGCCGCCGCACCGCCATTCACGGCTTCAACGCTTGTAATCCAGATGATGTTTCCATAAACAGCCCAGTTGTTTATATCAAATTTACTGAGCTTTGTTACATCAATCCGGTCAGGCCATGGGCTTGACACAGCCCTGCCCAGGGCTGTGTCAGGGTTTGTCGCCCACATTTCCAGCAATTCCGGCGTCAGGAAGTCAGAGTAATATCCGCGAATCTGACTTGCCGCCTCTTCCTGCGGAACCATGAGTCGAACCTCTGAAATCTGCGCGCCGAATGCACTCACAAATTCTTGAATGCTATCCTCCTCAAAGTTTGGGTCATAAAGTGGTGCGGCGGCTTCTGATGGCGTTTCGGCTTGCGCTGGCTGTATGAATACTGCCAGCGCCGCCGTCTCGAAGTCACTTTGGAAATCCTCCCATGTAAGGCCGAAGTTTCCAATAAAATCGCCGGTCTGCTCTTTGTTGATAGTTACTCCTGACGTATAAGCCGCCTTATCAAGCTTGCCGTCGCTCGGAGTGTTTCGGAAAGCAAAGCTGACCTCTTCCAGATTGTCAATCAGGGCAAACAGCAATGCGGCATTTGTTGGCTGGGCGGTGATATTCCGCTCCCGCTCTGCGCCGTCCTGCTCGTAATAGAGCGTCAATGTATAC is a window encoding:
- a CDS encoding DUF4825 domain-containing protein — protein: TEEELRYVMLHEQTHIKRCDYLVKLLAFALLCLHWFNPLVWAAFMLLCADMEMSCDERVLRELGMGVKADYSQTLLSLSMNRRIFSASPLAFGESDIKERIKNVLNFKKSSRIIMAAAVALVAVLTVGFAVNGESRLFPMTMDDNLRALSLLRTPYVGNNSAVGKIIDLLPPLGDELTQRFFSIGDDYGAGPYTLTLYYEQDGAERERNITAQPTNAALLFALIDNLEEVSFAFRNTPSDGKLDKAAYTSGVTINKEQTGDFIGNFGLTWEDFQSDFETAALAVFIQPAQAETPSEAAAPLYDPNFEEDSIQEFVSAFGAQISEVRLMVPQEEAASQIRGYYSDFLTPELLEMWATNPDTALGRAVSSPWPDRIDVTKLSKFDINNWAVYGNIIWITSVEAVNGGAAAIQPITLKLVTDNGNGWRINEVSVGEYESAAASRDYVQAPLTGDITDFNMTEDKASVHKKTRLRRILDL